The stretch of DNA GAAGTTTTTGGCGAAAACCACACTATTGGCAACGGGCGGCATTGGCAATGTGTATCAGAACACCACTAACCCGAAAATTGCCACCGGCGATGGCATTGCGATGGCTTATCGAGCCAAAGCGATTGCTAAAGACATGGAGTTTATCCAGTTTCATCCAACAGCCCTCTACGAGCCGGATAAGAAACCGAATTTCCTCATTTCGGAGGCCGTGCGCGGCTTTGGCGGCATTCTGAAAAATATGAAGGGCGAAACCTTCATGGAACACTACGATTCGCGCCTGTCGCTGGCCCCGCGCGACATTGTGGCCCGTGCTATCGACTCCGAAATGAAGAAATCGGGTGATCCGCACGTGTATATCGATGTAACGCACGTAGATTTTGACCGCTTCGTGGAACACTTTCCGAACATTACGGCCTATTGCCGCGAACATTACGGGCTGGATTTGCGAAAAGATTACATCCCGGTGGTGCCAGCGCAGCATTATATGTGTGGGGGCGTTCGGGTGAACGAGTGGGGGCAAACCAACATCAACTACCTTTACGCTGTGGGCGAATGCGCTTGTACCGGCCTGCACGGAGCCAACCGGCTCGCCAGCAATTCGCTGCTCGAGGCCGTTGTCTTCGGTCACCGGGCGTACCTGAAATCCGTTGACCTCTTCGACCGGGCTGCCCTGCCCGATAACCTGCCCGACTGGAACGACGCAGGAACCACACACCCTGAAGAGCAGATATTGGTAACCGAAATTCAGCGCGAACTCGAAGGCATTATGTCGAACTACGTCGGCATTGTGCGCTCAAATCGGCGACTGAAACGGGCTATGGACCGACTCGAATTGCTGTATCTGGAGCATGAAGAACTCTACCGGCAGTCGAAAGTATCGGTCAACATCTGCGAACTACGCAATATGATTGAGGTAGCATACTTAGTAATCAAAGCCGCCATGAGCCGACGCGACAACCGGGGGCTGCATTATAATCTGGATAATTTACTCAAAAATATTTAAGCTATGTATGAACTACGTAGTTTTGTTGATAGAAAACTAAATTAAATGGATGCGGTAGATATTAGCCATTTGCGCCCTGTAGGTAAGAATCACTCTATAAAAGAAGTGGTATTGACGCTATTTGTTCAGCAAAGTCTGCAAGAATTAGATAAATTCAATAATTTATGCGATTCAGAACTTGGCTTCCATGAATATGAATGGCTTGTGAAGAAAATCGTAGAGTTTAGAGAGCCAGATATTGACTCTACAGATGTTACAGTGAAAACAGAACAGCCTGGTCGCCGAGTAATACGCTATCAAAAGGGTATTCCTGCCGAGATAATACAAGCAGTCAATGAGGATGATCGCTACTTCATTTCATATCACTCTCTGGCTTACAGTAGATGGAAACCTTTCAAAGAGAGATTTTTTGAAGTAATGCGGTATGTTACGCAAATTGAGCCAAAAGCAGATGTGGTGGCATTAAGTTTGCACTATGTCGATGAGTTTGAGTGGAGGTCTGATCTTCCAGTGCCTTTAGAAGCTGTGTTCTTAACTAATGGCCTACTAAACAACGATTTTTTTAAGAGTCAGAACTCTGATTTCTCATTAGCATTAGAGAAAAAAATAGACGAACTTTCTTTTTTGATCGTGTTAATGTAAAAATCAGTAAAAATCGGGTTGGCAGATCTATTAGGATTAGTCACAATCTAACTGCTCCGCTTGAGAAGGCAGTCCAATTAGAGCGATTAGTGGGCAATGAGTCTACCGCTTACGAACAAATGTTGCAGGTAATTCACGATTATAATAAGTTGACACTTAAAAAAATGCTCACGGAGAAAGTGTTGAATTTAATCAAGTTAACCTGACCATGATATATTCACCAGAAATGGAGCATTCGTTCCGAGTACCGACAATAGACACGTTCAGTCGCTATACAAAGCCTGTTAGCGTTAGTTTTGATGAAGAGGTGACAGCGACTATCTGGAATCTGCGTCAGTTGACATCCAATTGGGACGGTTATGGAGCTGATGTCATTAAATCGCAGGTTATTGATAATACTGTCAGTATCTTCGAAGCATTATCATACAGTCATCGCTACTCCATAGATAAAGAAGATATTATACCTTCGTCACACGGCACAATTTCATTAGAGTGGTCTAATGATCGGGGAGATACTTTTGCGGTTGAAGTTGGTAAAACAACAGTATCTTACTTCTCTCCAGCTTACCCTGAATTATCATCTAATCCGCTGCCTATCACATCTATGTGGCAAAGAATTGATGAAATTAATAGTGCTCTTGACTTGCTCTTTGCATAGGATGGCTGAACAAATTGCCAGGGTTATAGATGACACTGAATCAATCATACGTTTCGTCTATTCACCTTTTCACGTCAAGAAGGATAAGCTAAGGCGCGAAGCCTTTTTACCTCCAAAGTTTCGTACAGACGTTTCAGTCCAGCGACTGCGTTACAGTGATGAAGATATTTGCCGTCAGATTGGAATGAGTCAGCAGCGTTATGAAATCCCTACAAAAGAGTGGAAAGGCATGGCTGGCTTTAAGGCTGATACAGTTCTCGCTAAGGCAAAAAATAATGAGCCTATACAATTAGTGAGCTCACCAATAGATTCGGCTGGGGAGTATCGTAAAATTGAAGAGATTATTTTTAGCGACGATCCTGGCTTACCTGCTCACGCCGACATACTGTATGATTACCACCCTGTTGAAGGTGAAGCCTTGCCAGTGTTTGTTAAAGAGTACGCTCAATATATCTGCGAGAAGTCGCGTTATTTCGCTGATCCAAATCCCTCCTCAGCCAAATGGGAGGGAAATCCAGTGGTGTTGATTTAATTAACGCGACAACCATGACACCGCAAGCCCTGACCGACTTCTTCGATAAACACCACATCAAAAAAATCAAATATGCCTTCGCCGACATCGACGGGGTGCTGCGCGGCAAAGTAATTAGCCGCAACAAATTCATGGCGGGCATAAACGACGGCTATGGCTTTTGCGACGTGGTCTGGGGCTGGGACATGACCGACGCGCCCTACGACAACGGCCAAACCACTGGCTGGCATTCGGGCTACCCCGACGCGCCCGTGCGCATCGATCTCGATTCGTTCCGGCGGATTCCGTGGGAAGATGACCTCCCATTTTTTCTGGCCGATTTTGGTCGGACTGATGGCAACGATCTGCCTGCCTGCCCACGTAGCCTGCTCAAACGAATAGCCGCGCAGTGCTACGATATGGGCTTCGTGGCCCGAATGGCGCAGGAATTCGAGTGGTTTAACTTTCGCGAAACACCCCAATCATTGCAACAAAAGGGGTTTCAAAAGCCCGAACCGCTTACGCCAGGTATGTTTGGGTATTCTATTCTGCGTCCTTCGCTCGAAAGCGATTTCTACCACGACCTGTTCGATCTGCTTACGCGCTTCGACGTGCCTATCGAGGGTATCCACACCGAAA from Spirosoma montaniterrae encodes:
- the nadB gene encoding L-aspartate oxidase, with the protein product MPHQYDFLVIGSGIAGLSYATKLALHYEQAQIPVRIAVITKVQADETNTKYAQGGIAAVWSEDDSFEKHIEDTMVAGDFLSDRDVVEIVVREAPGRIQELIDYGTRFDREHGGTDYDLAKEGGHSDYRILHFKDITGAEIERALLEKAHSLPSIEVFTHFYAVELITRHHLGETVHRYDTDNVCYGAYVLNTRTGQVEKFLAKTTLLATGGIGNVYQNTTNPKIATGDGIAMAYRAKAIAKDMEFIQFHPTALYEPDKKPNFLISEAVRGFGGILKNMKGETFMEHYDSRLSLAPRDIVARAIDSEMKKSGDPHVYIDVTHVDFDRFVEHFPNITAYCREHYGLDLRKDYIPVVPAQHYMCGGVRVNEWGQTNINYLYAVGECACTGLHGANRLASNSLLEAVVFGHRAYLKSVDLFDRAALPDNLPDWNDAGTTHPEEQILVTEIQRELEGIMSNYVGIVRSNRRLKRAMDRLELLYLEHEELYRQSKVSVNICELRNMIEVAYLVIKAAMSRRDNRGLHYNLDNLLKNI
- a CDS encoding TIGR04255 family protein, whose translation is MDAVDISHLRPVGKNHSIKEVVLTLFVQQSLQELDKFNNLCDSELGFHEYEWLVKKIVEFREPDIDSTDVTVKTEQPGRRVIRYQKGIPAEIIQAVNEDDRYFISYHSLAYSRWKPFKERFFEVMRYVTQIEPKADVVALSLHYVDEFEWRSDLPVPLEAVFLTNGLLNNDFFKSQNSDFSLALEKKIDELSFLIVLM